The following is a genomic window from Streptomyces sp. cg36.
CAGGGTGGTGATGCGCGGCTGGGCGCTGCCGCGCTCGACGGGGTTCGAGGTGTGGTCGGCGTCCTTGATGTCGACGCCCGCGAAACCGGTGGCCGAGCAGGTGGCCGCACCCCGGTTGACCATGGTGACGTTGATCCTGCCCTCGGTCTTGCCGGCCGCGGCGTACCGGGCGGAGATGGCCAGGTTCGCCGTCTTGCAGAAGGTGACCTTGCCGCCGGACTGGCCCTTGCCCGTGGTCTTCGCCGAACCGTTGGAGGCGGCCTGGGCCCCGCCGTTCCCGCCGGATCCTGTCGTACCGTCGCCCGCCTGCGCGCCCCCGGAGCCCGCGCCGCCCTGCGACTGCGCGCCGCCGTCGGCCGCCGGGGCGGCGGGGGTGCCGTTGGCGGACGTGTCCTTCGCGGAGCCGGACCCGGAGCCGGAGTCGTCGCCGCCGCAGGCGGTGAGCGAGAGGGCGGCGGCGAGGCCGATGGCGGCGAGTGCGGCGGTGCGGGTGTACGTCACGGTGTTCCCCCAGAAGTGGCTCTGTGCGTGCGGTCTGAAGTATTTGTATCTCGCACCGAGTCACAGGGGGTCGTCCGCCACGTCTTCGTTCTGTCACAGGCGGGTTGCCCGTTCGGACCGCGTGTGGTTGCCCGAACGGGCAATCAGATCAAGGGAGTTGAGCGGTCGGGCCCGGTCGTTCCAGCTCGCACAGCTTCGCGAGATCGGGGCCGCAGGCGACGAGGAGGTAGAACGGCCGGGCGGCTTCGGCGGCGTCCCGGAGGGAGTCGAAGCCCCGGTCCAGGGCGTGGAAGTCCGCGTCCGCCTCCGTGCTGCCCCACAGGCCGGTCAGCAGCCGCATGATCGGGGCCGGTGACAGCTGGGCGCAGGAGTACGCGGGATCCCGGCGGGTCCGCTCCACCTCCACCTCGTACGACGCCTGGGCGATCTCCGCCGCGTACGCGAATCCCGGGGTCTGCTGGAAGCGGTCGAGGAGCGGCCCGTCCGGGAGGACGCCGGGGGCGGTGCGGAAGCTGCGGGTGAGGAACCGCTCCAGCTTCTCCTGCCGGGTGCTGCGGGTCAGCTCGTCCGGGGCGAGCCAGCGGTCCAGGAAGCCGAGGTCGCCGGGCCGGTCGCCGTCGAGGCGGTAGACGCCCCGGTGCACGCCGTGCGCGAGCGCGGTCGCCGCCGGGTCCTCTGCCGCGGCGGACGGCCCGCACGACCCGGCGCACTCCCGGGCGATCCAGCGCAGCCGCTCCCGTCGCAGGAGGGCGGGGTAGTCGGCCGCGAACAGCTGCAGCACCCGCAGGGCCTCCAGGTCGCCCGGGCCGGAGGCGGAGGCGGCCGTGTCCCCGGGGCGGTGGGGCCGCCTGGCGGCGAGCTCCCAGGTGACGAGGTGCGTGGTGCGGTTCACCTGTGGGCGCGGGAGCGTCGGCGCCGGTTCGCGCATGAGGTCGATCAGCCTGAGCGCGTCGGCCCGTTTGACGTCCACGGCGTGGCGCGCGCAGTACGCGCCGAGCCCGGCGAGGTCCTGGCGCGACATGCCGACGCGGTCGGCCAGTTCGGGCAGCATCCGGTAGTCGCGGCGCGCGTACGGGACGGCTGCGAGGGCCTTGACGATCAGCTGTGCTCCCGCGCCGTCGCACACCCCCTCGCGCACCGCCGCCGCCAGCGTCGCCCGCATGTTGACCAGCGGCTCGGACATCGCCCGGTAGCCGCTCTCGGGCGGACCGTGCCGCAGGGCCACCTCGTCGTCGGCGTCGATGCGCCCCGCGCGGTAGTCCTCGTAGACGTCCCCCACGCCCCGCATCCCGTACGCGTCGAGTTCGGCGGCCCGCAGCGCGCCCATGCTGGAGGAGCCGAGCACCCGTACCCCGCGTGCCATGACGGCGAGGATCTCCTTGTGCCGCACCGGCCGTTGCTGGTGGAAGTAGCCGTCGACGATCCCGACGACGTCCCCTTCCCGCAAGGGCAGCCGGAGCAGGTCCTCGGCGGCGACGGGCGGCAGGATCCGGATCCCCGGAAGGCCGGTGACGTCCGGGAGGGTGGGGCCGAGGAACAGGTGGAGCTGCGTCATGGCGGTCTCGCTCACAGGGGGAAGGTCAGGCCGGGGCAGAGGACATGGACCACGGGAATCCCCAGGTCCGCACGGGTGTGGTCGACGACGAGCGGGGAGCGGCCGGTGGCGTCGAGGACTCTCGCGCAGAGCTCGTCGATCTCTTGGCGCAGGTCGACGACGGCGCGCGACTCGACCTTCTCGAAGTCGACGAGCGCCATGTGCTCACCGGGCCCGGCGGCGGGTTCGACCACCGTCGGCCCGCCGGGTCCCGCCATGGCGCGCCGGATGTCCCGGTACTCGTGCTCCTGGAGGTCGTCGCGTGATCCGGCGATGTAGGAGACGCGTACCTGCGCGGCTTCGGTGAGGGCCCGGCACAGTGCGACGTCCCGGTCCAGATGGCAGCCGAAGCCGTTGCGGGGCGAGGGGAAGCTCTCGTTCCAGACCGTGGCGCTGAAGGCGGGGACGCCCAGCGGCGAGGGCAGGGCGCCGATGACCACCTTCACCCCCGCCGCGCGGTACCGGTCGAGCAGGTCGCGGCTGTGGCCGTGCACCGTTTCGGGGTCCACGACCGACCAGGGGTCCGTTCCGAGCCGGGCCAGGGTGTCCCGCTCGATCACTTCGTACAGGGCGTGCAGGGTCGCCTCGTCCCGGGTGTTGCCGCTCGCCAGCCCGTTGGTGGTGCCCCGGAACACCGGCGGCTGCCAGCGGTCGGCGACCCGCAGGTCGATGGTGAGGCTGTCCAGCGGTACGAACGTGTCCGCCCCGTCGCTCAGCCGCCGCGCCCGGCGCAGGGCGACGCGGCTCGTGGGATCGAGGCAGTGGCGCGGGTGCAGGGTGAGCTCGTCCAGCCGGTAGCCCAGCTCGGGGGAGACCTCCCGCGCGGTCGCCACCCGGTCGGGGCGCACATCGAGGTGCTCGCCGTGCCAGCGTTCGATCGCCTCCATCGCGCCGGAGACCTTCGCCGATATCCGGTCGAGCCCTTTTCCCTGATAGACCGAGAGATAACGGCCGTTGGGGCGGATCGCCTGGTACACCGGTATGCCGATGTCGTCCAGCCAGGTGATGTCGGCGACACGGGTGATGCCGAAGGCGGGGAGCAGCGGGGCGATCCGCTCCCAGGTCCGCTCCGGCGGGCATACGCGGTGCGTGCCCGTGAAATAGCTCTTCTGCCCGTTCATGGATGGGTTCCTGACTCCTGTTGCTCCTCGGCGCTCCTCCGACTCCGCCTCCCCGGTACGGGGGTCCGCCCGGGCCCGGCGACGACCGGGCATGGCGGACCCCGCACCGGATCGGATCGCGCCGCGTCAGATGGCGGTCGACGAGGTGGTGACCGTCGTCAGCGTGATGGTGGTGGGGATCGCGTTGTTCTCGGTCTCGGCCTTGGCGTCCATGGCCTGCAGCTTGAGGATTTCCATGAGCGTTCTCCTGTTCAGACGGCGGTGCTGGTGGGAGGGGTGGTGGTGATGGTCACGCCGAGGACGACGGCGGGGTCCTCCTCGGTCTCGGCCTTGGCGTCCATGGCCTGGAGCTTGAGGATTTCCACGGAATTCCTTCCTTTCCGCTGTGGTTCACAGCCGCGGTTCAGATGATGGTGGAGATGGTCGTCACGGTGACGACGGTGCTCACGCCGGTACCGGCCGCGTAGCTCTCCTCGGTCTCGGCCTTGGCGTCCATGGCCTGGAGCTTGAGGATTTCCACGGCGTTCCCCCTGTTCGGATCGGTGGGACGGATCAGATGATGGTGACGACGGTCGTGACCGTGACGGCGCTGGTCGTGTGATGGACGGCAGCATGGTCTTCGTCGACGTCGACCGCTGCCTCCAGGGCCTGGAGCTTGAGGATCTCCATCAGCTGGTACCTCCTTTCGGATGTGGCGGGGTGGCCCGGGACGCGGATCGGCCCGGGAAGCCTCGATGGGGGGCGGGCGGCCTCAGCCGGCGAGCAGCGGGGCCAGCAGGTCCACACCCAGGCGGGAGCTCTCCAGGGAGAGGAGGACGCCCGCGCTGCCGCTCGCGAAGTCCATGGACAGGCGCATGAGGTTGTCGCCGGGGAAGGCGGCGCCGTCGTGGCAGGGAACGGCATAGCGCCACAGGTCGCCGGTCCGCTCGGTGACGGCGTCGCGGTCGGCGGGGTCGTTCAGGCGGGCCAGGGTGTAGGTCTGGCCCGCCAGCCCGTTGAGGAACCCGGGTGCGATCGCCAGTGGGGTCCGCGCGGCGGCACGGCACCGGTCGAGCGCTGCGGCGAGTTCGTCGTCGTGGCGGTGGGTGAGAAAGGCGCGCAGCGCGCGGGCGGTGCCGCAGGCGCCCGTGGCGAAGGAGACGGACCCCGGGGTGCCGTCCGCCGCCAGGAGCCCGGCGTTGTGTACGTCGGAGCGCAGGGCCCGGGCCGCGAGGTCGAGCAGGTGCGCCTCGCCCGTGACCCCGTACAGGCTGGTCAGGAAGAGGGCGGCGCCCGCGCTTCCGGCGGTCGGGCCGGACCCTTGGGGGAGGCGGTCGGTGAGGTCGGCGGCGACGGAGGCGGCGATGTCCCGTGCGGCGTCGAGGTGTCCGGGCTCCCCGCGGCGGGTGTGGAAGCCGATCAGGGAGAGCCCGGCGCCGGGCAGCCCCGTCAACAGGCCGAGCCCGTGCGGCCGTTGGCGGACGGCCCGGGCGAGGAGCGCGTCGGCGGCGTCGTGGTGGCCGAGGAGGTCGAGGACGGTGGCGGTGCCGTGCAGCCCGTCGAACAGGCCGCTGGTGCCGGCGCGCGGGGGCCGCTCGACGGCCCGCAGGAGCCAGTCGGTCCACGCGCCGTCGACGGGTTGGCCGGTGGCGTGCAGGGCGTAGAGGACGCCCGCGGCGCCGTACTGGACGCCGGTGCCGCCGCCGGGCGCGGTGCTGCCGGGTGAGCCGGGGAAGAGCCGGTCGTCGCGGTCCGGCGTCGCCGACGCGGCGATGGCGGTGGCGATCAGCCGTGCGCGGTCCTCGGGCGGCACGTCGGCGAGCGGGTGCGGCCGTGCCTCGTGGCCGCGGGCCCTGGCCAGATGCCGTGCGGCCCGGTGCGCGTAGCCGTCTGGCAGGGGGAAGTGCCGGTGGGCCCATGCGGCGAGTTGCGCGGGCTTGTCCGCGTCCAGCGGGCACAGGGCGAGCAGCGGCGCGAACAGGTTCAGCTTCAGCGCGTTCAGGGCGTGGGTGTCGACGTCGGTTCCGCGGGTGTGCCGCGGCGCGGCGAACCCCGCCGCGCCGTGCAGCCCCGTACGGGCCTCTCCCCTGCGGTACGCGGCCTCGGCGTCGATCAGCGTGATGCGGCCGTCGGGGCGCACGAGGACGTTGTTGCTGTGGACGTCACCGAAGACGTACCCCCGGGTGTGGACCGCGGCCAGTGCCCGCTCGACCTGTCCGGCGATGTCCAGCGCCCATGCGGTGTGGGCCCGCAGGTCCTCGGCGGCGGCGTCGGGCCTGCGCAGCGGGTGGCGGGAGAGGACGGCTTCGGTCAGGGTCTGGCCCTCCACGTACTCCTGGGCCAGGAAGTGGTGCTCCCACAGCACGTGGTAGCCGTACACCCGGGGCACGACGCCGGTGGGGGCGAGGGCGGCGAGCACGTCGTGTTCGCGCCGCAGCCGGGTGACGGCGTCCTCGCCCAGCCCGTCGGTGCCGGCGAGCGGGCGCGCCTCCTTCAGCACCACCTTGTCCCCGGTGGCGGGATCGGTGGCCAGGTACACACCGCCGCCGTTGGAGAACTGCAGCGGTTCCACGTCCGTGTACGGCATGTCCACATGGGTGGTCCGGGCGAACTCCTTGATGCGCTCGGAGACGAACACCGGCACGTCGACCCAGTCGGGTATCTCGAAGGCGGCGGTGCGCCGGTCGGGCACGAGCGTGCCGTCGGGCGCGGCGATCGCCATGACGGGCCTGCCGTCCCCGCCGGTGGTCCACCGCTCGGCGAACCCTCCGTACCGCAGGAAGACGGGGCTGGTGTCGTTCCAGCGCAGGTCCGACAGGACGTACGGGCCCTCGAACCCGTCCAGGGCCCGTGCCAGTTCGCCCAGCAGGTCCTTCAGGTCGGCCTCGTCGGTGGGGTACAGGGCCAGGAACTTGCCCGCCGAACCCCGGTGCGCGTACTTGGAGCCGAACGCGCCCAGCAGCGCGCGGCTGCGCAGGTACTTGAAGTCCGTCCGCCGTCCGGCACAGATCGCCGCGGTCAGGTCGAGGATCCGCTGGGCGTTGTCCGGCGTCGCCGAGACGTGCACCTTCCAGCCCTGGGCGGGCAGCGGCCTGCCGTAGGTGACCCGGGTCCAGACGTCGTGCCCCGTGGTGAGGCGGCCGTCGCCGGTCCCGGGCGCGGCCCACCGGCTCTCCGCGTCGCCGACGCGCTCGGGCGAGTCGTAGAACAGCGGGTGCGCGAGAGCGTGCAGATCGAATCCGGTGAGTCCCACAGGATGTGCTCCTTGCGGATGGCGGCGGCGGTGGCCGGGGCGGCGGAAGCAATCCTGCGCCGCGCGCACAAAAGGGAAAATCCGCGATTACCCGGTCCCGGTCGTCCGGTCCCGGGTTCGCGCCTCATGGAGGTGCCGGGTGCGTGGGCCGCGTGAGGCGCCGGGCGCGTACGCCGTGGGGGTGCCGGGCTTGCGGCTTCGTGGAGCGAACGGGGGCCCCGCGGGCGGGTGTTGGGCGCGTGAGGGCCGTGCTCCAGGCCGTTCCCTGACCAGGCGCCGCAGTGCTGCCCCATGCGCGGGCCGCGCGACGGGGCGGGTGGGGGCCGGGGCGCCGTCCGGGGAACCGGGGAGCCGGGGACCCGGGAGGTCTCGGGGCGGTGGTCACCCGGGCTGATGCTCACGGGCGGCCACGCCGGTGCCCGTGGGCCGGTGGTCATCGGGGCCGGTGCTCACGGGCGGCGGTCACGCGGGCTGATGCCCGAGGGATGCCCGCCACCCACCCCGCCCCTCAGAGCCGGTGGTCGTCCACCGCGTACGCGGACGTGTGGAGCGTCGCGTCCGGGGCCAGGCGGGCCAGGACCGGGCGGTTGGCGGCGTCCGTCGCCAGGGACGCCGCGCCGACCACGGCGCCGGGGACGGTGCTCCACTGCGGGGCGCGGCCGGTGCCGAGGGTGGCCAGGCTCGTACCGCCGTCGTTGTTGCGGGCGGCCAGCAGCACCCCGCCGGGTATGGAGTGCAGGGCGAGCGGGCCGTAGCCGCGGCTGCCCAGGTCGATGTGTTCGTCGCGCCACGCACCGCCGCCGGCCGGGAGGGCGCGCACGAGCAGACGGGCGGTCCTGGCCTCGCGGTAGGCGAGCAGGAGCGAACCGTCGGGCCGCGCCAGCGCGGTCGGCGGGTCGGCCGGGGCGGGCAGGCCGGTGGGGACGAGGACGAGCGGCCCGTTCGGACCCTGCTGCGCCCAGTGGTGCACGGTGAGGTGGCCGGCGCCGAAGACGTGCACGGCTCCCTTGGCGTCGGTGACGGCGCTCAGCCCTTCCTGGACCTCGCCGCCGCCCAGGTTCGTCCAGTCGCTCCAGGTGCCGTTGGGCGCCTGCTTGCGTACGGAGACGGCCTTGGCCCAGTTGCGTACGAACAGCCAGGTGGTGCCGTCGGCGCCGCGGGTCACGACGGGGCCGCCGACCCGGCGGCCGTGGTCGGGGTCGCGGTCGGGGGCGCCCAGCGAGGACCAGGCGCGGAACTGCGCGCCCTTGCGCGGCTGTTCCGTGGTGACGATCTCGCGGCGGTTGTTCCCCGGGCCGGGGCCGAGGGCGACGACGCGCTCGGCGAACAGCTGCCAGCGGCCGTCCTTCGTCAGCGAGGCCGTCAGCCCCGGCAGCAGTCCCGTGCCGGGCAGCAGCTTGGGGGCCGTCCACTGTCCGCTGCCGCGTGCGGTCTCCTGCCACATCGCGGCCTGCCCGCCGAGGACGGCGAACGCGGTGAGCCGCCCGTCGGGGGCCTGCCGCAGCTGCGGGGCGGCGGTCGGGTAGCGCAGCGAGGTGCGCTGGAGCCAGCCGGTGCCGTACGAGCGGTCGCGGCCGACGTCGTAGTCGCCGCAGCCGCCGAACAGCTTGGCGTCGCACCCCTTGGGCGAGCCCCCGTAGGCGTTGAGGACGTCGGCCTTGTGGCGGACCAGCTGCGCGGGCAGGGCCTGCGGCCAGCGCTCGTTGTAGTAGCCGCGGAAGGCGGTGACGGCGTGCGGGGCGCGGTAGCGCTGGAGCGCGGCGTAGGTGAACAGCGCCGTGGCCGTGTGGTCGGGGTGGTCGGAGTAGCCGCGCTGGTCGTGGTGGGCGCGGTGCTTGGCGTCGCGGATCTGCATGTCCGGGTCCGGGTCCATGGTGCGCACGAGCGTGGGCCGGTAGCTGTTCAGGAGGTACGTCAGCGCGTCTATCAGCCCGCCGCGGCTCACCTTGTGCGACGCCTGGACGGGGGAGCCGGTGCCGACCAGCGTCCGCGTGAGGATCCGGGGGTCGTTCCACAGCCGCTGAAGATCACGGTTGGCGGCCCGGCCGGGGAGCGCCGCGTGCTGGGCCACGCCGAGGAAGACGAGCCGTATGCCGGGGTGGTTGCTGAGGGCGTCCACCTCTACGGGCGTGCCGTCGGGCAGCGCGGTGGCCTGCCGCGTCCAGGGCGCCTTGGTGTCACCGGTCGCCATCAGCGCGTACGCCTGGCGCAGGCCCTGTCGGCGGGCACCGGCGTAGTCGGCGACATTGGGCTTGGGGGCCTTGCGGCCGGGAACCTTGTTGACGCCCTCGGCCTCGCCGCTGGTCACGTAGACGCTGACGAGCTGGTCGTTGGCGTCTATGGACTGCTGGAGCTCGGGGTTCATGAAGTACAGGTCGTCGTCCGGGTGGGCCACTATCTGCATGACCCGGACCCCGCTCGCACCGTCCTGGGCGGCCTGCACCGTGCCGCGCTTGTTGACCGGCGCGGCGGCGAGCGAGGACGGACCGGGAGTGCAGCCCGATATCGCGGCGGTCAGAGCGAGGAGACCGACGGCGAGGGCGCGGCGAGCGGGCAGTGGCGGCACGGGAGGTCTTTCACGGGTCGGCGGGCAGGCTTACGGGCGGTGCGCCGCCGCGCACGACTCCGGGACTTCCGGAGAGGCGCACATGGGCGGTGCGGCGGTCTGCCCGAGGCGCAGCACGGCGTGTCCCGGGCCGGCGGAGTACTGCTGGTCGAGCCGATCGGGTGGCGCTGGGTGCGAGCGACGTGGTGACGCTATAAAGCGCGCACGTAGGTGATCCATCGGCCATGTAACAGTTGTCCGGCTGCTGCCATGCGAAGTGGTTAAGGCGGGGGGTTGGGGGTGGTGTTGGGGGGTGGGGACGCGTGCGCGCCTCCGGGAACCCAAGCGAATACCGGACATAGTGGGTCACTTCGGGCGTGAGGTCTGACGGTGACGGCCGAGATGCTCCGGCGATCCGGGCGATCCGGGCGACCGCTCCCGAGCCTCCCCCTCTGCGCGGAGAGCGTCCCGGCGCGGGCCGCGAAGCGCCGCGCGCCGACCTGGACCCGGGCCGCCGGCCGGGCCGCGGTGCAGAGGTGCCGAAGGACGGGGCGCGCCCTCGGCGCCGCCGAACCGGCGCCGGACCGGAGTCACTGTTCCTTCTGGTGGGGGTGGACGGGCCACCGGCGGGCGGGTTTGGCGCAGGCGCGGGGGATGGTCTAGGCGCTGTTTCTTGGATCATGTTCGGAGCCAGATGGTGAGGGCTGCGAGGGTGATGGTGCCGAGGTAGATGTAGGCCCGTTTCTCGTAGCGTGTGGCGACGGCACGGAAGCCCTTGAGCCGGTTGATGGCACGTTCGACGGTGTTGCGTTTCTTGTAACGCTCGCTGTCGAAGCCGGTGGGACGGCCGCCCCGGGAGCCTCGGTTGTGCCGGTGACGCTGCTGGTCAAGACGTTCGGGGATGGTGTGGCGGATCCCGCGTCGTCGCAGGTAGCGGCGGTTCTTGCGGGAGGTGTAGGCCTTGTCCGCCAGGACACGGTCGGGCCGGGTGCGGGGTAGCCAACTCCGATACGGGGCACGGACAACCGCTCCAGCACACGCTCGAGTTGTGGGCCGTCACCGTAGTGACCAGGTGTCAGGACGAGACAGAGGGGCCGGCAGCGTCCGTCGGCGGCGAGGTGGACTTTGGTGGTGAAACCCCCGCGGGAACGTCCCAGGCACTCGCCGATCTGACCACCTCCTCCAGCCGGACGGCCAGTTTCCGAAGAACCGGATCGACCTGATTCGTCCCCGACGCGACCCCCTTTTGAGGAATCACAACGGGCGGCTCCTTCTTCGCACCGGCAGCATGCTGGTGAGCCCGCACCGTGGTGGAGTCCACCGACACGTCCCAGTCGATCCGCCCTTCGGCGTCCTCCGCAGCCTGCACCTTCGACAGCAGCATCGTCCACGTCCCATCCGCTGACCAGCGGCGATGACGTTTATAAACCGTCTCCCACGGCCCGAACCGCTCAGGCAGATCCCGCCACTGCACACCCGTCCGCACCCGGTACAACACCCCGTTGATCACCCGACGGTGATCACTCCACCGACCCCCACGAGCACCACCACGAGGCAAGAACGCCTCCAGCCGATCCCACTCCGCATTCGTCAGATCCCCACGACCCATACAGCCAGCGTGACCCCAACACCCCACACCTGTCAGGAGATCCAAGAAACAGCGCCTAGATTGGATCTTGTTGAGCTTGCAGTCGCCAACTGGGCAGCTGCGGGCCCGGCGTTGGTGGTCCAAGGAAAGGCGCCCCACTTCCTGTGGGGAGATGCAAGTGCAAGGCTTGCCCAGCGCTCTTTGACCGAGGGTCCTGGTCTCCGTACGGGAGACCAGGACCCTTTGTCGTTCCGGCGGTCGTCTTTCCGTGCGGACCTGTCGACCTGTCAGCTC
Proteins encoded in this region:
- a CDS encoding DUF4232 domain-containing protein; translated protein: MTYTRTAALAAIGLAAALSLTACGGDDSGSGSGSAKDTSANGTPAAPAADGGAQSQGGAGSGGAQAGDGTTGSGGNGGAQAASNGSAKTTGKGQSGGKVTFCKTANLAISARYAAAGKTEGRINVTMVNRGAATCSATGFAGVDIKDADHTSNPVERGSAQPRITTLKPGEAAVFDLAYTIDPSGKSLASPTNILVTPPNETHTANLKWPSGAGAIKGAYTDVQVYPTHTAE
- a CDS encoding TfuA-like protein, producing MSETAMTQLHLFLGPTLPDVTGLPGIRILPPVAAEDLLRLPLREGDVVGIVDGYFHQQRPVRHKEILAVMARGVRVLGSSSMGALRAAELDAYGMRGVGDVYEDYRAGRIDADDEVALRHGPPESGYRAMSEPLVNMRATLAAAVREGVCDGAGAQLIVKALAAVPYARRDYRMLPELADRVGMSRQDLAGLGAYCARHAVDVKRADALRLIDLMREPAPTLPRPQVNRTTHLVTWELAARRPHRPGDTAASASGPGDLEALRVLQLFAADYPALLRRERLRWIARECAGSCGPSAAAEDPAATALAHGVHRGVYRLDGDRPGDLGFLDRWLAPDELTRSTRQEKLERFLTRSFRTAPGVLPDGPLLDRFQQTPGFAYAAEIAQASYEVEVERTRRDPAYSCAQLSPAPIMRLLTGLWGSTEADADFHALDRGFDSLRDAAEAARPFYLLVACGPDLAKLCELERPGPTAQLP
- a CDS encoding YcaO-like family protein; this translates as MNGQKSYFTGTHRVCPPERTWERIAPLLPAFGITRVADITWLDDIGIPVYQAIRPNGRYLSVYQGKGLDRISAKVSGAMEAIERWHGEHLDVRPDRVATAREVSPELGYRLDELTLHPRHCLDPTSRVALRRARRLSDGADTFVPLDSLTIDLRVADRWQPPVFRGTTNGLASGNTRDEATLHALYEVIERDTLARLGTDPWSVVDPETVHGHSRDLLDRYRAAGVKVVIGALPSPLGVPAFSATVWNESFPSPRNGFGCHLDRDVALCRALTEAAQVRVSYIAGSRDDLQEHEYRDIRRAMAGPGGPTVVEPAAGPGEHMALVDFEKVESRAVVDLRQEIDELCARVLDATGRSPLVVDHTRADLGIPVVHVLCPGLTFPL
- a CDS encoding class III lanthipeptide, with the protein product MEILKLQAMDAKAETENNAIPTTITLTTVTTSSTAI
- the lanKC gene encoding class III lanthionine synthetase LanKC; translated protein: MGLTGFDLHALAHPLFYDSPERVGDAESRWAAPGTGDGRLTTGHDVWTRVTYGRPLPAQGWKVHVSATPDNAQRILDLTAAICAGRRTDFKYLRSRALLGAFGSKYAHRGSAGKFLALYPTDEADLKDLLGELARALDGFEGPYVLSDLRWNDTSPVFLRYGGFAERWTTGGDGRPVMAIAAPDGTLVPDRRTAAFEIPDWVDVPVFVSERIKEFARTTHVDMPYTDVEPLQFSNGGGVYLATDPATGDKVVLKEARPLAGTDGLGEDAVTRLRREHDVLAALAPTGVVPRVYGYHVLWEHHFLAQEYVEGQTLTEAVLSRHPLRRPDAAAEDLRAHTAWALDIAGQVERALAAVHTRGYVFGDVHSNNVLVRPDGRITLIDAEAAYRRGEARTGLHGAAGFAAPRHTRGTDVDTHALNALKLNLFAPLLALCPLDADKPAQLAAWAHRHFPLPDGYAHRAARHLARARGHEARPHPLADVPPEDRARLIATAIAASATPDRDDRLFPGSPGSTAPGGGTGVQYGAAGVLYALHATGQPVDGAWTDWLLRAVERPPRAGTSGLFDGLHGTATVLDLLGHHDAADALLARAVRQRPHGLGLLTGLPGAGLSLIGFHTRRGEPGHLDAARDIAASVAADLTDRLPQGSGPTAGSAGAALFLTSLYGVTGEAHLLDLAARALRSDVHNAGLLAADGTPGSVSFATGACGTARALRAFLTHRHDDELAAALDRCRAAARTPLAIAPGFLNGLAGQTYTLARLNDPADRDAVTERTGDLWRYAVPCHDGAAFPGDNLMRLSMDFASGSAGVLLSLESSRLGVDLLAPLLAG
- a CDS encoding PIG-L family deacetylase, which gives rise to MPPLPARRALAVGLLALTAAISGCTPGPSSLAAAPVNKRGTVQAAQDGASGVRVMQIVAHPDDDLYFMNPELQQSIDANDQLVSVYVTSGEAEGVNKVPGRKAPKPNVADYAGARRQGLRQAYALMATGDTKAPWTRQATALPDGTPVEVDALSNHPGIRLVFLGVAQHAALPGRAANRDLQRLWNDPRILTRTLVGTGSPVQASHKVSRGGLIDALTYLLNSYRPTLVRTMDPDPDMQIRDAKHRAHHDQRGYSDHPDHTATALFTYAALQRYRAPHAVTAFRGYYNERWPQALPAQLVRHKADVLNAYGGSPKGCDAKLFGGCGDYDVGRDRSYGTGWLQRTSLRYPTAAPQLRQAPDGRLTAFAVLGGQAAMWQETARGSGQWTAPKLLPGTGLLPGLTASLTKDGRWQLFAERVVALGPGPGNNRREIVTTEQPRKGAQFRAWSSLGAPDRDPDHGRRVGGPVVTRGADGTTWLFVRNWAKAVSVRKQAPNGTWSDWTNLGGGEVQEGLSAVTDAKGAVHVFGAGHLTVHHWAQQGPNGPLVLVPTGLPAPADPPTALARPDGSLLLAYREARTARLLVRALPAGGGAWRDEHIDLGSRGYGPLALHSIPGGVLLAARNNDGGTSLATLGTGRAPQWSTVPGAVVGAASLATDAANRPVLARLAPDATLHTSAYAVDDHRL